Proteins from one Lachnospiraceae bacterium KGMB03038 genomic window:
- a CDS encoding zinc-ribbon domain-containing protein, with product MFCSRCGNEIKGDGKFCPKCGAPVKPIQNQGPEMSGANTQRGNAQTYSYSQNNYSQGAVPAGGAAGTGAPAAKKRPPYVAIGAIVLAVILLIVAVRLIFFRDTYKTPIKNMVKVMEDRDVDAAMDLIPENFLDAAESLTGMDKEEMADMLEDDLVEAFDQYIGEIEIDYEIGDTRDLTQSELNDISDEYMGVLGSIEEGKEVEFSYEMYVDGELEEESGDDETINVVKIDGKWYISPDDLF from the coding sequence ATGTTTTGCAGTCGTTGCGGAAATGAGATCAAAGGAGATGGGAAATTCTGTCCTAAGTGCGGTGCGCCGGTGAAGCCGATCCAGAACCAGGGCCCGGAGATGTCCGGCGCAAATACGCAGAGAGGAAATGCTCAGACGTACAGTTACAGTCAGAACAATTACAGCCAAGGGGCAGTTCCGGCCGGAGGCGCCGCGGGAACCGGTGCGCCGGCAGCGAAGAAGCGCCCGCCTTATGTGGCCATTGGAGCCATTGTGCTGGCAGTGATCCTCTTGATCGTAGCAGTAAGGCTGATCTTTTTCAGAGATACATATAAGACGCCTATCAAAAATATGGTTAAGGTGATGGAAGACCGGGATGTGGATGCGGCAATGGATCTGATTCCGGAGAATTTCCTGGATGCGGCGGAAAGCCTGACCGGGATGGACAAAGAGGAAATGGCAGATATGCTGGAGGATGATTTGGTAGAAGCGTTTGACCAGTATATCGGCGAAATTGAGATTGATTATGAGATTGGGGACACAAGAGATCTGACCCAGTCAGAGTTAAATGACATTTCAGACGAATATATGGGAGTCCTGGGAAGCATCGAAGAAGGAAAAGAAGTAGAATTTTCTTATGAAATGTATGTGGACGGCGAATTGGAAGAAGAGTCTGGGGATGATGAGACGATCAATGTAGTCAAGATTGACGGAAAATGGTATATCAGTCCTGACGACTTATTCTAA
- a CDS encoding tetratricopeptide repeat protein — protein MFCQYCGTKNPEGARFCQKCGKPLVTRPDYETKDQTDSEWEIRLDQETDIKPKKKGGRRWLIAGAAFLLAAFCAAAFLIVKGQQERRDYENYVASAEKYLEDLDYENAEEAYLKAIEIDPKKADAYIGLADTYLKQEDFDKAEAILSQGKKSVSKKEAAKISDSGSQSSEDPSSGTSMDDKIDSVKVGQNYTWVVEPKVKADDIYYIKDENALDYCRNDLNRQMDTGYAVMKQDAAYGLIGLDGQMGADLEYQGVDALAQYYLLEREEPVYESEYQREMTEYYFVEEEEEVKPAVAVIGDAGGYLRGTFYYHDGLRNTAEYFAEQGYGMTYQQKPDRTIPVKQSETVYDGENELDWYEDLDGGYAVCGMDGQLMTDFIYEECGSVSSGLLAVKQNGKWGYVNEQGEEVIPLEYDASCSYETCVFSYNTEEEPEIVEYCYAASDGYVPLCKNGEWELRDTSGKLIVPSGVFDTIRPVYDGKCWVEKDGNWGVIQVGEEETQADSTENGKDSGEESWRTAYTSYIESIQAEGWAGYRLIYINDDNIPELYITGSNTAQGDQICTMKGSEINVLSTGISGLTYLERQNLFCESGGRMDSYYDNVYQIENGEMVKLHEGWYGAEDNTNVQFDAQGNPVYQYFWDGEELSKEEYEESLEQVFHREGAVYAAEKTLSAGEILRQIKSY, from the coding sequence ATGTTTTGCCAATATTGCGGAACAAAAAATCCAGAGGGAGCCAGGTTTTGTCAGAAATGTGGGAAACCGCTTGTGACGCGGCCTGACTATGAGACGAAAGATCAGACGGATTCCGAATGGGAGATTCGTTTGGATCAGGAAACGGACATAAAACCAAAGAAAAAAGGCGGCCGAAGGTGGCTCATAGCTGGGGCCGCCTTTCTTTTGGCGGCCTTTTGTGCTGCCGCTTTTTTGATCGTCAAGGGGCAGCAGGAACGGCGGGATTATGAAAATTATGTTGCCAGCGCGGAGAAATACTTGGAAGACTTAGACTACGAAAATGCGGAAGAGGCGTATCTGAAAGCTATTGAAATAGATCCAAAGAAGGCGGATGCGTATATTGGTCTGGCGGATACTTATTTAAAACAGGAAGACTTTGATAAAGCAGAGGCGATCCTGTCTCAGGGGAAGAAATCCGTGAGCAAAAAAGAAGCCGCTAAGATCAGTGATTCCGGCAGCCAGTCGTCTGAGGACCCTTCCAGTGGGACTAGCATGGACGATAAGATAGATTCTGTAAAAGTAGGACAGAATTATACCTGGGTAGTAGAACCCAAGGTGAAGGCGGATGATATTTACTATATCAAAGACGAAAATGCCCTTGATTACTGCCGAAACGATCTGAATCGGCAGATGGATACCGGGTATGCGGTCATGAAACAGGATGCTGCATACGGATTGATCGGCCTGGATGGGCAGATGGGAGCGGACCTGGAATATCAGGGAGTAGACGCGCTTGCCCAATATTATCTGCTGGAGAGGGAAGAGCCGGTCTACGAGTCTGAGTATCAGAGAGAAATGACGGAGTATTATTTTGTGGAGGAAGAAGAGGAAGTCAAACCGGCAGTGGCGGTGATTGGTGATGCGGGCGGATATTTAAGAGGAACCTTTTACTACCACGATGGACTGCGCAATACGGCAGAGTATTTTGCAGAACAGGGATATGGAATGACATATCAGCAGAAGCCGGACAGAACCATACCTGTAAAGCAGTCTGAAACTGTCTATGACGGTGAAAATGAACTGGATTGGTATGAAGATCTGGATGGCGGCTATGCGGTCTGCGGTATGGATGGGCAGTTGATGACGGACTTTATCTATGAAGAGTGCGGAAGTGTCTCCTCCGGCCTTCTTGCGGTGAAGCAAAATGGCAAATGGGGATATGTCAATGAACAGGGCGAGGAAGTGATTCCCTTGGAGTACGACGCATCCTGCAGTTATGAAACTTGTGTTTTCAGCTATAACACGGAGGAAGAACCAGAAATAGTGGAATATTGCTACGCGGCGTCCGATGGCTATGTTCCGCTCTGTAAAAATGGAGAATGGGAGCTTCGGGATACGTCTGGAAAACTTATCGTTCCTTCAGGTGTTTTCGACACGATCCGTCCGGTATATGATGGAAAATGCTGGGTTGAAAAAGACGGAAACTGGGGCGTGATCCAAGTTGGCGAAGAGGAAACACAGGCTGACAGCACGGAGAATGGAAAAGACAGCGGCGAAGAATCTTGGCGAACGGCCTATACCTCCTATATTGAGAGCATCCAGGCTGAAGGATGGGCAGGATATCGGCTGATCTATATCAATGACGACAACATTCCTGAATTATATATCACAGGAAGTAATACGGCCCAGGGAGATCAGATCTGCACGATGAAAGGATCCGAGATCAATGTGCTTAGCACAGGGATTTCCGGTCTGACTTATCTGGAACGCCAGAATCTGTTCTGTGAAAGCGGCGGCCGTATGGACTCTTATTACGATAATGTATATCAGATAGAAAATGGGGAGATGGTAAAGCTCCATGAAGGCTGGTATGGAGCGGAAGACAACACCAATGTCCAGTTTGACGCCCAAGGGAATCCGGTCTACCAGTATTTCTGGGATGGCGAAGAACTGTCCAAAGAAGAATACGAAGAAAGCTTGGAACAGGTATTCCATAGAGAAGGGGCGGTCTACGCGGCGGAGAAGACTCTTTCCGCCGGGGAGATTTTGAGACAGATCAAGAGTTATTAG
- a CDS encoding YARHG domain-containing protein, with protein MDMRCPRCKAKIEPGDAFCGECGCPLQDPFGEPEDNGRGNKNKAVIIVLAVLIVAVIAGFAGLFLYNYLEDKRGQDTADRIREEISEDREEKEDTQEQTEEGEETAETQEPSQDQSNSQMGGSTVSQDYIFPDSDSRYLTDADVAGLTLQEINYGKNEIYARHGRKFKSQELTNYFESKSWYNGIYEPDDFDANYSDLLNEYEKRNAEFLSEKEHERDAQGYIEDAD; from the coding sequence ATGGATATGAGATGCCCAAGATGTAAGGCCAAAATCGAACCAGGGGACGCATTCTGCGGCGAATGCGGCTGCCCGCTGCAGGATCCGTTTGGAGAACCGGAGGATAACGGAAGAGGAAATAAAAATAAGGCAGTCATTATTGTTTTGGCTGTTTTGATCGTAGCGGTCATCGCAGGGTTTGCCGGACTGTTTTTGTATAATTACCTGGAAGATAAGAGGGGGCAGGATACAGCCGATCGAATCCGGGAAGAGATCAGTGAGGATAGAGAGGAAAAAGAAGATACGCAGGAGCAGACAGAAGAGGGGGAAGAAACCGCTGAAACCCAGGAACCGTCTCAAGATCAGAGTAATAGTCAGATGGGAGGATCAACAGTCAGCCAGGATTATATTTTCCCAGACAGCGACTCGCGTTATCTGACAGATGCGGATGTGGCCGGACTGACGCTTCAAGAAATTAACTATGGAAAGAATGAGATCTATGCAAGGCATGGGAGAAAGTTCAAGTCTCAGGAGCTGACCAATTATTTTGAATCCAAGTCCTGGTACAATGGGATCTATGAACCAGATGATTTTGATGCTAATTACAGCGACCTGCTGAATGAGTATGAAAAGAGGAACGCAGAGTTTTTAAGCGAGAAAGAGCATGAACGGGATGCCCAAGGTTATATTGAAGACGCGGATTAG
- a CDS encoding zinc ribbon domain-containing protein: MKMAFLDDIDKKLTNLGQGAIQKTKEVTDSAKLSSSIKNLEGQKKDAMADLGAICYRKCRESGKESDPEEAGVIARIDELERQLSDLRGQLQRVKGVIFCPSCHAQISPDSAFCNVCGAKIEHPAPAPAPTPQSGEVCHNCGAPIEPDQVFCVNCGTKIERKEPIPEPAPEPQPVPEPQPVPEPAPTQQSGAVCPNCGAEVGAGQGFCIMCGTPLKKEQAGDNPERETAPPQPGTKICPTCGKVLADHLAFCTACGTKLS, encoded by the coding sequence ATGAAAATGGCTTTTTTGGACGACATCGATAAGAAACTTACAAATCTGGGTCAGGGAGCGATCCAAAAGACTAAGGAAGTAACAGATTCCGCAAAACTTTCCAGTTCGATCAAGAATCTGGAAGGACAGAAAAAGGATGCGATGGCGGATCTGGGAGCAATTTGTTATAGAAAATGTCGGGAAAGCGGAAAAGAAAGTGATCCGGAAGAGGCAGGAGTGATCGCGCGTATTGACGAGCTGGAACGGCAGCTTTCTGACTTGCGAGGACAGCTTCAGAGAGTAAAAGGAGTTATTTTCTGCCCCAGCTGTCATGCGCAGATCTCACCGGATTCCGCATTCTGCAACGTCTGCGGAGCGAAGATAGAACATCCGGCACCAGCACCGGCGCCAACGCCGCAGAGTGGGGAAGTCTGCCATAACTGCGGAGCGCCGATAGAACCCGATCAAGTGTTTTGTGTAAACTGCGGAACAAAGATTGAGCGGAAAGAGCCAATTCCAGAGCCGGCGCCAGAGCCGCAGCCAGTTCCAGAGCCGCAGCCAGTTCCAGAGCCGGCGCCGACCCAGCAGTCAGGAGCGGTGTGTCCAAACTGCGGCGCGGAAGTAGGGGCAGGACAGGGATTCTGTATTATGTGCGGGACTCCATTAAAGAAAGAGCAAGCGGGAGACAATCCGGAAAGAGAAACCGCGCCGCCGCAGCCGGGGACTAAGATCTGTCCGACTTGCGGCAAAGTTTTGGCGGATCATTTGGCGTTTTGTACTGCCTGCGGAACGAAGCTGAGTTAA
- a CDS encoding zinc-ribbon domain-containing protein yields MRCPNCGYENEHGSQFCGNCGAALPPSGPAGQDPMEMRPEGQKGRKKPKTALIIIIAVIAAALLAGVIGFAVYHQFAERRRQEEIQEEQREAEQERQEEEQEAKEEQEEQEMEQTAPPQEEEDGIWTAYSSSAPASLGESYKLPVSQATATSVIDQEGHDNSAAMVLDGKDETSWQEGVDGPGIGERLTFSLDRTYEIEYLSFKLGNWRSDEFYYENHRPMTLKIVIGGQETLVDFADEKTEQWVKVDGDCEASEIQIEIVDVYQGTSSVWDDTCIAEIGIYGEDAD; encoded by the coding sequence ATGAGATGTCCAAATTGTGGTTATGAAAACGAACATGGCTCCCAGTTCTGCGGAAATTGCGGGGCGGCGCTTCCGCCGTCAGGGCCGGCCGGCCAGGATCCGATGGAAATGAGGCCGGAGGGACAGAAAGGCAGGAAGAAGCCGAAAACAGCGCTGATCATTATCATAGCGGTCATAGCGGCGGCACTGCTGGCCGGTGTGATCGGATTTGCGGTCTATCACCAGTTTGCGGAGCGCAGAAGGCAGGAAGAGATCCAGGAAGAGCAAAGAGAAGCGGAGCAAGAGCGCCAGGAAGAAGAACAGGAAGCCAAGGAGGAACAAGAAGAGCAGGAGATGGAGCAGACGGCTCCGCCGCAGGAAGAGGAGGACGGCATCTGGACAGCCTATTCTTCGTCGGCTCCGGCCAGCCTGGGAGAGAGCTATAAGCTTCCGGTCAGCCAGGCCACAGCCACTTCTGTGATCGATCAGGAAGGGCATGACAACAGCGCGGCCATGGTGCTGGACGGGAAAGACGAGACTTCCTGGCAGGAAGGTGTAGATGGACCGGGAATTGGAGAGAGACTTACCTTCTCTTTGGATCGGACATATGAGATCGAGTATCTGTCATTCAAGCTGGGAAATTGGCGCTCTGATGAGTTTTACTATGAAAATCACCGGCCTATGACGCTGAAAATCGTCATAGGAGGGCAGGAGACACTGGTGGATTTCGCGGATGAGAAGACGGAGCAATGGGTGAAAGTAGACGGAGACTGTGAGGCTTCAGAGATCCAGATCGAGATTGTGGATGTCTATCAAGGGACCAGCAGCGTTTGGGACGATACCTGTATCGCGGAGATCGGGATCTACGGAGAGGATGCGGATTAA
- a CDS encoding protein kinase — protein sequence MDQFEEFTSTYQLLEKLGEGSGGVVYRAYHKRLQKEVVLKQIKSKGLSMADKRQEVDILKNLNHMYLPQVLDFLVYDDEVYTVMSYIPGKSFRQLMREHASFSLGQLTRWGMQICSALNYLHSQNPPVIHGDIKPSNIMLTPQGNICLIDFNISFYLDENSILGYTDGYTSPEQYIIALDSESDRPIGRYSKVDEKADIYSLGATLYHLATGRKLQNYRDRIDREYLAERTSEAFAQIIEKAVEIEPGKRYQSAFEMFQAFQNVGKKDWRYQALLRRQTAVRAGLVAAMAGFIVLGGYGIHTIQGERTDAYNELVAEQEEYRESRDYEKQEETFAEAVEILPSSLESYYQNACALYEQEEYQDCISFVEYDVEQNEKLDLLAPRMADIYYLEAESHMALEEYEEAVSTFEKLFQIGGFDQEYYRDYAIALAYDQEPEKAQDALDEAIELGLKEDSVYYTRGEIKKSQQELDQALNDFKSCIQISEDNELKARAYIVMSDIYEEQGRDQDQREILLEAREALPIENQMILLQRLIQADMDLAERSGNDSYREEAAVLLNQVIEQGWDTYETYNNLVILSEKQGRLQEAEQYLNQMAQKFGEDYNIYKRLAFLEIDKQEQKSNSQRDYSAFAGYYQKANEMYQEQLEGNDTDAEMQLLDNVYQQVLAGGWLSSWD from the coding sequence ATGGATCAATTTGAAGAATTTACAAGTACATATCAGCTCCTGGAGAAGCTGGGAGAGGGCAGCGGGGGCGTTGTCTATCGGGCCTATCATAAAAGGCTTCAGAAGGAAGTGGTGCTCAAGCAGATCAAGAGCAAAGGGCTTTCGATGGCGGATAAGCGGCAGGAAGTGGATATCCTGAAGAATCTGAATCATATGTATCTGCCTCAGGTGCTGGATTTCCTGGTGTATGACGATGAAGTGTATACCGTTATGAGTTATATTCCGGGAAAATCTTTCCGACAGTTGATGAGAGAGCATGCTTCCTTTTCCCTGGGACAACTGACCCGGTGGGGGATGCAGATCTGCAGCGCCCTCAATTATCTGCACAGCCAGAATCCGCCGGTGATCCATGGAGATATCAAACCGTCCAATATCATGCTGACACCGCAGGGAAATATCTGTCTGATCGATTTTAATATTTCTTTTTATCTGGATGAGAACTCAATCCTTGGATATACAGACGGGTACACGTCGCCGGAACAGTATATCATCGCTTTAGACAGTGAATCAGACCGACCCATCGGCCGCTATTCTAAGGTGGACGAAAAAGCGGATATCTACAGTCTGGGAGCCACCCTCTATCACTTGGCCACAGGGAGGAAGCTTCAGAATTATCGGGATCGGATCGACCGGGAATATCTGGCGGAACGCACCAGCGAGGCATTTGCCCAGATCATTGAAAAAGCGGTGGAGATTGAGCCGGGGAAAAGATATCAGAGCGCCTTTGAGATGTTCCAGGCGTTTCAGAATGTGGGAAAGAAGGATTGGAGATACCAGGCGCTCCTGCGCAGGCAGACGGCTGTCCGGGCAGGACTTGTGGCGGCGATGGCTGGATTCATTGTGCTTGGCGGCTATGGGATCCATACGATCCAGGGAGAACGGACAGACGCCTACAATGAACTGGTGGCGGAACAGGAAGAATACCGGGAGAGCAGGGATTATGAGAAGCAGGAGGAAACCTTTGCGGAAGCGGTGGAGATCCTTCCCTCATCTCTGGAAAGCTACTATCAGAATGCCTGCGCCCTATATGAGCAGGAAGAATACCAGGATTGCATTTCTTTCGTAGAATACGATGTGGAGCAAAATGAGAAGCTGGATCTTCTGGCTCCCAGGATGGCGGACATTTATTATCTGGAAGCAGAAAGCCATATGGCTCTGGAAGAATACGAAGAGGCGGTCAGCACCTTTGAGAAGCTGTTCCAGATCGGCGGGTTTGATCAGGAATATTACCGGGATTACGCCATTGCCCTGGCCTATGACCAGGAACCGGAGAAGGCCCAGGATGCCCTGGATGAAGCCATCGAACTTGGTCTGAAAGAAGATTCTGTCTATTATACCAGGGGTGAGATCAAGAAGTCTCAGCAGGAATTGGATCAGGCGCTGAATGATTTTAAGAGCTGTATCCAGATTTCAGAAGATAATGAACTAAAAGCCAGGGCCTATATTGTGATGAGTGATATTTACGAGGAACAAGGAAGGGACCAGGATCAAAGGGAGATCCTGCTGGAAGCGAGAGAGGCGCTTCCGATAGAGAACCAGATGATCTTGCTGCAGAGGCTGATCCAGGCAGACATGGATCTGGCGGAGCGAAGCGGGAATGACAGCTACCGGGAGGAAGCGGCCGTTCTTTTGAACCAGGTGATCGAGCAGGGATGGGATACTTACGAGACTTATAATAACCTGGTAATCCTCAGCGAAAAGCAGGGGCGCCTTCAGGAAGCGGAACAATATCTGAACCAGATGGCGCAGAAGTTTGGAGAAGATTATAATATTTATAAAAGGCTGGCGTTCCTGGAGATCGATAAACAGGAACAGAAAAGCAACAGCCAGAGGGATTACAGCGCGTTTGCCGGCTATTATCAGAAAGCAAATGAAATGTACCAGGAACAATTGGAAGGAAATGATACAGACGCAGAAATGCAGCTGCTGGATAATGTGTATCAGCAGGTGCTGGCAGGAGGGTGGTTATCATCATGGGATTAA
- a CDS encoding ATP-binding cassette domain-containing protein: MSEHILTIIDTRGNLREVDLDTFQKSALTLGRDREQCDIVIPDQIVSKLHGRLHISGDRVRYQDLDSRNGTFLGLGAGRQLLGKADGWAEVFDKTVLCIGNLEQAENMVLLLYSASAERELWKREPLERQITEIGRDSGNQICLPGPGVSKIHCRICRQETGFVLQDNRSTNGVLVNGGYVRGVQALRDKDVIQILGFQLVFCQGCIYYKSAAKGISLQVQGITKVVGKGKKKKKILNDVSCEIQGNEFVAIIGGSGAGKTTLMNAISGFEPDFEGKVFCNGTDLVENFQALKSVIGFVPQQDIIYENLTLKKMLYYSAKIRMPKDTRPDEIQKRIEDVLEMVDLKAHQGTYIRKLSGGQKKRASIAVELLADPKLFFLDEPTSGLDPGTEKNLMMSLKTLAREQNKTIIMVTHTTANLHLCDKIIFMGPGGRLCFCGNVEEAKRFYETDDLVNIYNMIAAAPGEWEQRYRRYRSREEQIPKQNRGRENLAKSGEKSGFRQFLVLLRRYGELMGNDRQRLMVLLLQPCLIAVLLHIVADENIFTIYESTKSMLFALSCSGIWIGLFNSIQEICKERTIVKREYMANLKLPGYVLSKFTFQFVLGGVQAAFLAMIFLELTNKDREGIFLEHFSWEMFLTVWLTVLASIALGFVISAMVRTGDKAMAVAPFVLIIQLLFSGILFTLEGAGKIISYVTISRWSVEALGSIAKLNRLDLKLQADYPMLEHEAEAFFKATKVHAAQCWGILLFMTALFLALSVLFLKRIARDTR, from the coding sequence ATGAGTGAACATATCCTAACGATCATAGACACGAGGGGAAATTTAAGAGAAGTAGATCTGGATACCTTTCAGAAATCTGCGCTGACGCTGGGAAGGGATCGGGAACAGTGCGATATTGTGATCCCTGACCAGATCGTATCAAAGCTCCATGGAAGACTGCACATCAGCGGAGACAGGGTCCGCTATCAGGACCTGGACAGCCGGAACGGAACCTTCCTTGGTCTGGGAGCCGGGCGGCAGCTTCTTGGGAAGGCAGACGGATGGGCGGAGGTATTTGATAAGACGGTCCTTTGTATCGGGAATCTTGAGCAGGCAGAGAATATGGTATTGCTGCTCTATTCTGCCAGCGCTGAACGAGAGCTGTGGAAACGGGAACCATTGGAACGGCAGATCACAGAGATCGGACGGGACAGCGGGAATCAGATCTGCCTTCCCGGCCCTGGAGTATCGAAGATCCATTGCCGGATCTGCCGGCAGGAGACAGGATTTGTGCTGCAAGATAACCGCAGTACCAATGGAGTCCTGGTCAATGGAGGATATGTCAGAGGAGTCCAGGCCCTGAGAGATAAGGATGTGATCCAGATCCTGGGATTCCAGCTTGTCTTCTGCCAGGGGTGTATTTATTACAAATCGGCGGCCAAAGGAATTTCCCTGCAGGTACAGGGGATTACGAAGGTTGTTGGAAAGGGAAAGAAGAAAAAGAAGATTCTAAATGATGTAAGCTGTGAAATCCAGGGGAATGAATTTGTAGCGATCATCGGAGGTTCCGGGGCTGGGAAAACGACGCTGATGAACGCGATCAGCGGGTTTGAACCGGATTTTGAGGGAAAAGTTTTCTGCAACGGCACGGATCTTGTGGAAAATTTCCAGGCGTTGAAAAGCGTGATCGGCTTCGTTCCTCAGCAGGATATCATATATGAAAATCTGACGTTAAAGAAGATGCTGTATTACTCGGCCAAAATCCGGATGCCAAAGGATACCCGGCCGGACGAGATCCAGAAAAGGATCGAGGATGTGCTGGAAATGGTGGACCTAAAAGCTCACCAGGGAACGTATATCCGCAAATTATCCGGCGGCCAGAAGAAGCGTGCCAGCATCGCGGTGGAGCTGCTGGCGGATCCGAAGCTGTTTTTCCTGGATGAACCCACTTCCGGTCTGGACCCAGGGACAGAGAAGAACCTGATGATGAGTCTGAAAACGCTTGCAAGAGAGCAGAATAAAACCATTATTATGGTGACGCATACAACGGCAAACCTGCATCTGTGCGATAAGATCATTTTCATGGGGCCTGGCGGAAGGCTCTGTTTCTGCGGAAATGTGGAAGAAGCAAAGCGTTTCTATGAGACAGACGACCTGGTAAATATCTATAATATGATCGCTGCCGCTCCGGGAGAGTGGGAACAGCGGTACCGGAGATACCGGAGCCGGGAAGAACAGATCCCAAAGCAGAACCGGGGAAGGGAGAATCTGGCTAAGTCTGGAGAGAAATCCGGTTTCCGACAGTTCCTGGTGCTGCTGCGGCGATACGGGGAATTGATGGGAAACGACCGGCAGCGGCTGATGGTACTTCTGCTGCAGCCGTGTTTGATCGCGGTTCTCTTACATATAGTAGCGGATGAAAATATTTTTACGATTTATGAAAGCACGAAATCTATGCTGTTCGCCTTAAGTTGTTCTGGAATCTGGATCGGGCTGTTCAATTCGATCCAGGAGATCTGTAAGGAACGGACGATCGTCAAACGAGAATATATGGCGAATCTTAAGCTCCCCGGATACGTGCTGTCCAAATTTACGTTCCAGTTTGTTTTGGGCGGAGTCCAGGCGGCGTTTTTAGCTATGATCTTCCTGGAACTTACAAATAAGGACAGAGAAGGCATTTTCTTGGAGCATTTTTCCTGGGAGATGTTCCTGACCGTATGGCTGACAGTGCTGGCCTCTATTGCTCTTGGGTTTGTCATATCGGCTATGGTGCGGACGGGCGATAAGGCTATGGCTGTAGCGCCCTTTGTGCTGATCATCCAGCTTTTGTTTTCTGGGATTCTTTTTACCCTGGAGGGAGCGGGGAAGATCATTTCGTATGTAACGATCAGCAGATGGTCGGTGGAAGCGCTTGGGAGTATTGCCAAGCTGAATCGGCTGGATTTGAAGCTTCAGGCGGATTACCCGATGCTGGAACATGAAGCGGAAGCTTTCTTTAAAGCGACCAAAGTCCATGCGGCGCAGTGCTGGGGTATCCTGCTTTTTATGACAGCGCTGTTTCTTGCGCTGAGCGTGCTGTTTCTGAAAAGGATCGCCAGGGATACCAGATAG
- a CDS encoding FHA domain-containing protein has protein sequence MADTGGKTMKDYLKGWKDEQTAEIPPIPETEEELVVIRQYVPPLEREDEEATTPLFSEAAAESEGDDEPTTLLERNVKVLVTLQRMKTGETVDVSEDPFVLGKGSDCDYIIRENSSISRRHGEIFQKEGAWFYRDLDSLNHSFMEEQQITEDLKLEDGMKLLLSDEEFLVRIEIRK, from the coding sequence ATGGCTGACACAGGAGGAAAGACTATGAAAGATTATCTCAAAGGTTGGAAGGATGAGCAGACGGCAGAGATTCCGCCGATACCGGAGACTGAGGAAGAACTAGTTGTGATCCGTCAGTATGTTCCTCCGCTGGAGCGGGAGGACGAGGAAGCTACAACACCGCTGTTTTCGGAAGCGGCAGCGGAGTCTGAAGGGGACGATGAGCCCACGACTCTGTTGGAACGCAATGTAAAAGTCTTGGTCACCCTGCAGAGAATGAAGACGGGAGAGACGGTGGATGTATCTGAGGATCCGTTTGTCCTGGGAAAGGGATCAGACTGTGATTATATCATCAGAGAGAATTCTTCGATCAGCCGGCGCCATGGGGAGATCTTCCAGAAGGAAGGCGCCTGGTTCTATCGGGATCTGGATTCTTTGAACCACAGCTTTATGGAGGAACAGCAGATCACGGAAGACCTTAAACTGGAAGACGGAATGAAGCTTCTGCTGTCAGACGAGGAATTTTTGGTGAGGATAGAGATAAGGAAGTAA
- a CDS encoding zinc ribbon domain-containing protein, whose product MENRDETVFVNYEKLGQGQNLTSAEGKRTESRPKEGRKPADQLEQAYRDLGKAYYEGGFEDPLPQLLPLFDKITRLKKEEERQKGLCPGCGNPVEKNAVFCGKCGYRLK is encoded by the coding sequence ATGGAAAATCGCGATGAAACAGTATTTGTCAATTACGAGAAGCTGGGACAGGGGCAAAATCTGACGTCTGCTGAAGGTAAGAGAACAGAAAGCAGGCCAAAGGAAGGCAGAAAGCCGGCAGACCAACTGGAACAGGCTTATCGGGATCTGGGGAAGGCATACTATGAAGGCGGGTTCGAGGATCCGCTTCCGCAGCTTCTGCCCTTGTTTGATAAGATCACCAGACTGAAAAAGGAAGAGGAGCGGCAGAAAGGGCTTTGCCCCGGATGTGGGAATCCGGTAGAGAAAAACGCGGTGTTCTGTGGAAAATGCGGATACCGGCTGAAGTAA